The Salvelinus namaycush isolate Seneca unplaced genomic scaffold, SaNama_1.0 Scaffold162, whole genome shotgun sequence genomic sequence TGCTTATCCTGATTCCAGACATCTTCCAATAGGGTTTTCTGTTGCTTATCCTGATTCCAGACATCTTCCAATAGGGTTTTCCGTTGCTTATCCTGATTCCAGACATCTTCCAATAGGGTTTTCTGGTAAACCAGGGAATGTAATTGGATTTTTGGGAACGTTACCAGCTTTTCGGAAACTATATATGACAACATAATTATTGTCCCCCAGATATCTGTAACATCACATCGTAAGACTACATATGAAAGATGTTAAGGAGAGAATAAGTTACAATCCAGGATAAGCAAGCAGGAGGCAAATCATTTCTATTAATCATTTATCTAAATCTAAGTAATATTTtcacaaaaaaattaaataaatcatCTACATAAAATATAATGCAAACGTGATATGATATAAACAAAGTGTAATAttataatgttagtatagtggTTCCTCCTCATATTATAATACATCACTATAGCCTCTAGGTGGTGCTAACCATCCATTTTGGTTTGTAGAGAGGGTTGATatgtggagatgtttgatgtaGCTGCTGTCTGGTTTGTAGAGAGGGTTGAAATGAGGAGATGTAGCTGCTGTCTGGTTTGTAGAGAGGGTTGATATGAGGAGATGTAGCTGCTGTCTGGTTTGTAGAGAGGGTTGATATGAGGAGATGTTTGATGTAGCTGCTGTCTGGTTTGTAGAGAGGGTTGATATGAGGAGATGTAGCTGCTGTCTGGTTTGTAGAGAGGGTTGATATGAGGAGATGTAGCTGCTGTCTGGTTTGTAGAGAGGGTTGATATGAGGAGATGTAGCTGCTGTCTGGTTTGTAGAGAGGGTTGATATGAGGAGATGTAGCTGCTGTCTGGTTTGTAGAGAGGGTTGATATGAGGAGATGTTTGATGTAGCTGCTGTCTGGTTTGTAGAGAGGGTTGATATGAGGAGATGTAGCTGCTGTCTGGTTTGTAGAGAGGGTTGATATGAGGAGATGTAGCTGCTGTCTGGTTTGTAGAGAGGGTTGATATGAGGAGATGTAGCTGCTGTCTGGTTTGTAGAGAGGGTTGATATGAGGAGATGTAGCTGCTGTCTGGTTTGTAGAGAGGGTTGATATGAGATGTAGCTGCTGTCTGGTTTGTAGAGAGGGttgaaatgagatgtttgatgtaGCTGCTGTCTGGTTTGTAGAGAGGGTTGATATGAGGAGATGTTTGATGTAGCTGCTGTCTGGTTTGTAGAGAGGGTTGAAATGAGGAGATGTAGCTGCTGTCTGGTTTGTAGAGAGGGTTGATATGAGGAGATGTTTGATGTAGCTGCTGTCTGGTTTGTAGAGAGGGTTGAAATGAGGAGATGTAGCTGCTGTCTGGTTTGTAGAGAGGGTTGATATGAGGAGATGTTTGATGTAGCTGCTGTCTGGTTTGTAGAGAGGGTTGAAATGAGGAGATGTAGCTGCTGTCTGGTTTGTAGAGAGGGTTGAAATGAGGAGATGTTGTTGTTACTTGCATatccattataaaaaatgttGTGATGACAATGATTATGTTGAAGATAATACCACTCATTATGATATAGATCCAATGTGATAGTGGACTTCTATAGGCAATGGTGTTAGGTAGGTAGAGTCATAGGGTTATGATGATGGGTCCTAGTCAAGAGGTGGGTTAACAGGGGGATTGGGTGGTGCAGTGGTCAGGGTTttctagaaatcctggttggacaAATTCTGGAATTAAAACGAGGAAATAATCCATGAAACCTCTAACCAGGATTATATATCATCTACAGGTCAAGACCTTCTCTCAGCCTGTTTCCTGTCAGTCTGTATCCCACCAAAACCTGAGACGTCTGCAGGTCAGGTTTAATCCAGGGACTGTTGTCGGTGGCCCTCTGTGGCTGTGTGCTGCTCCAGGGGCCTGGGGTGTGGGATGCATGGTTGGCCCGGAGCCATGACTGGGTGCTCCAAGGGTTTCCTCTCTGGTCCCTGGGGTCTTGGGCGGTGGAACCGAAGATGCTAGCTGCAGACAGGCTGACCTGGTCAGAGAAGCTGTCCCCACCAGTCCCTGTTTCCCCTGATTCCGCATTGGACAGCTCAGCCTCTCCCTCCTGCAGCGGCttgaggaaggagaagagagctCTCTCTGCAGGTCCAgaatcctctctctccctcctccccccttccctctTACCTTCACCTGGGTTTCTGATGGGAAGCTCCTCTgtctcatctcccctctctctcctgttcttttCCCTCTTACTCTGCATTTCCCTGCTCCTCTGCTGTTTTGACCTCTGTTTGGCCTCGCTgggcctcacctcctcctccacttcctgtctgttcTTGGGTAAACTCTGGGTGCGTTTCCCGTTGTCCTTATCCCCTAAACTCTGACCTCTGTGGCTGACCACCTGACCCTCCTCGGGCCAATCCAGGTCTGTGTCAGGAGTacctcctcctctgctcctcgTTCCCCCCAGACTACCTCCTTTActctgcctctctcctcctctatccaccCTTTCGCTCTTCCTTGGCAGAGAGTGCGTCTTATCTACTGCAGCCACACCCGCATCCtctgggtagagagagaaggagactgaTCTGGGatcatggtctgagagagagagaggggggggggggcgagatggcagagagagagggagaaagggcagagaaagagggggaggagagggcaaagagagagagagagagggagggggaagcggggcagggggggtgagagagcagagagagcgagagagagagagagtgaggtcagagagagagagaaagatcagagagcgagagagcgagagagagagaaagagagaggtcagagagagagagagagagagagagagagaaagagagagagagtcagagagagagagagagagagagagaggtcagagagagaggggggggagagagagaggtcagagagagagagagagagagagagaggtcagagagaaaggtcagagagagagagagagagaggtgatagggAGTTAGAGGGAAAACACCAATTAGAAACCAGTCTCCAGTTTAACACAAACAACAAACAGTGTTATCCAAGTTTGAAGTAAAACAAAACAGGTGACGATGAAATGGGATGAAAATGTAGAGAATAGCGAGCCCCGTGGCTCTTTGTTTCAGCAAGCCTaagtaatgtactgtaaatgttCACTGAGATAACACGACTTATGTTTCTACTGAAATACAATGATTATGGAGACTGAACAACAACTTCTATTCAATTATATCTAGgtttgcaaaattctggtaacttttccaaaattccctggttttcccaaAATCCTGGTTGTAAGATTTTTTTTGAATTGCATGAAATCTGGGAAACATCCAACCAAGATTTCTGGAAAAACGGTGAATTTTGTGAAAGAGACTGAGTTTTTTTCCAAACCTAGTTCTATCACAACTACACTTTGTGATAGTGTACTGTTGGATCCTATACGACTATGAGCGGTGTATAAATATATGTCTATTCCATAGGTCTGGAGGTACGACTCACTGTGCATAGAATTTATCTACAAGAGCGAATAAACACGGACATAAGGGACAACCCTGCCGTTTACCTCTTGATAATGTAACTCAGGACAACAAGAACATGTGCTTCAGACTGTACGGTTCAGTTGGGAAGAGGCACTAGCAACGTCAAGTCACGCAGGGATCACATACTAGACTGGATAACAGGGTCTACTAAGTGGTTCTAGAACATAAATCAAAGAGAATGGAAGACTAACAGGAAGAGATACCAACCGCGTATTCTCTGTTCTGCCGACGACATAGAAACAAGGCTCTCCCTGCTTAGAGTTGGTCATACACAGAGACAGGCTGGAGAGCTCcactgagagggaggaggaggagagggacataaagaggagagagaaagacgaaGGTGAAGGGACAGTACAAAGAAAGAAGGAGACCACATGTACGGTCAGGAAAAAGAGAGAAATAGGAAGAAGAAAGTCAGGAAGATCCAAGACTCTGAGAACTGAGACTCTGAGAACTGAGACACTGCGAACTGAGACACTGCGAACTGAGACTCTGAGAACTGAGACTCTGAGAACTGAGAACTGAGACTCTGAGAACTGAGACACTGCAAACTGAGACTCTGAGAACTGAGACTCTGAGAACTGAGACTCTGAGAACTGAGACTCTGAGAACTGAGACACTGCGAACTGAGACTGAGAACTGAGACTCTGAGAACTGAGACTCTGAGCACTGAGACACTAAGACTCTGAGAACTGAGACTCTGAGAACTGAGACTCTGAGAACTGAGACTCTGAGAACTGAGAACTGAGACTCTGAGCACTGAGACACTCAGACTCTGAGAACTGAGACTGAGACACTCAGACTCTGAGAACTGAGACTGAGACACTCAGACTCTGAGCATTGAGACTCTGAGCACTGagactgagacactgagactctGAGCATCGAGACTCTGAGAACTAagactgagacactgagactctGAGCATCGAGACTCTGAGCACTGagactgagacactgagactctGAGCACTGAGAAAGAAAGCTGAGGAAACAAGTGAAAGAACTATCCAGAATGGGTCAATAAAGGTCACTAAGAGACCAATCAGGGTTTTAGATGCTAGCTAATGTTCTAGCAATAGTCATGTCCTTCACCGAGACGCACAAACATTTTACATCCCAATTGGATCTTTGTTAGGTTTCTGTTATGTCTCACCCACCTCCCTTCCCCGTCtctcaccatagtctgggacgtatccttcCTCCCCGTCTCTtaacatagtctgggacgtattcttcctcccctccctgtctctcaccatagtctgggacgtatccttcctcccctccctgcctctcaccatagtctgggacgtatcctcccttccctgtctctcaccatagtctgggacgtatcctcccctccctgtctctcaccatagtctgggacgtatcctcccttccctgtctctcaccatagtctgggacgtatccttcctccctaccctgtctcttaccatagtctgggacgtatccttcctccctaccctgtctcttaccatagtctgggacgtatccttcctccactccctgtctcttaccatagtctgggacgtatccttcctccctaccctgtctcttaccatagggAAGGGAGGAATGATATGTCCCagactgtctcttaccatagtctgggacatATCCTTCCTCCctaccctgtctcttaccataatCTGGGACATATCCTCCctaccctgtctcttaccatagtctgggacgtatcctcccttccctgtctcttaccatagtctgggacgtatcctcccttccctgtctcttaccatagtctgggacgtatcctcccttccctgtctcttaccatagtctgggacatatcctacctcccttccctgtctcttaccatagtctgggacgtatcctcccttccctgtctcttaccatagtctgggacgtatcctcccttccctgtcccttaccatagtctgggacgtatcctccctaccctgtctcttaccatagtctgggacgtatcctccctaccctgtctcttaccatagtctgggacgtatcctcccttccctgtctcttaccatagtctgggacgtatcctccctaccctgtctcttaccatagtctgggacgtatcctccctaccctgtctcttaccatagtctgggacgtatcctccctaccctgtctcttaccatagtctgggacgtatcctccctaccctgtctcttaccatagtctgggacgtatcctccctaccctgtctcttaccatagtctgggacgtatcctccctaccctgtctcttaccatagtctgggacgtatcctcccttccctgtctcttaccatagtctgggacgtatcctccctaccctgtctcttaccatagtctgggacgtatcctccctaccctgtctcttaccatagtctgggacgtatcctcccttccctgtctcttaccatagtctgggacgtatcctccctaccctgtctcttaccatagtctgggacgtatcctcccttccctgtctcttaccatagtctgggacgtatcctccctaccctgtctcttaccatagtctgggacgtatcctcccttccctgtctcttaccatagtctgggacgtatcctcccttccctgtctcttaccatagtctgggacgtatcctcccttccctgtctcttaccatagtctgggacatatcctacctcccttccctgtctcttaccatagtctgggacgtatcctccctaccctgtctcttaccatagtctgggacgtatcctcccttccctgtctcttaccatagtctgggacgtatcctccctttcctgtctcttaccatagtctgggacgtatccgtTTCCTTTCTTCAGTATCAGGTGTATACGATGTCCTCCTCTTCTTATCTGCTCTACGGCCTGGCTGTGGGTCATTCCTGTTGTACTGTCACCATTTATCTCTACCAGCTGGTCACTCACCTACACAACAGCAATACAATACAGGTTACACAACGACAACaactacacacgcacacacgcacacacacacacacacacacacacacacacacacacacacacacacacacacacacacacacacacacacacacagacacacacacacagagagaaacacacacacacctgtatcttGTGGCTGTGCGAGGCAGACCCTCCCTCCATCAGTCCCAACACACCCAACAGCCTGTCTCACCTGTATCTTGTGGCTGCGCGAGGCAGGTCCTCCCTCCATCAGTCCCAGGACATACAGGCCCATGTTGTACTCACTGCCCCCCCGCAGACTGAAGCCAAAACCTGTAGGACCTCTCTCTAGGTCTACACTATAGTAACGCTGGTCCTGCTGCTAgaaggagagagttagagaggagagaaagatgaTACTATCGCTCTGGGATTGACCGGGCAATTGTAAATACACCAAATTATTAGAGAGGAAATTATCTGAAATGATGTACACACATAAAActatgaataaaaaaataaaaaaatacacataCAAGCCTCACCTTGGGCCTCCGTCTGTGGCCTTTCCTTGTCCTGCCGTCAGCCTCTAACTCTGGGCCTTCTgacagattagaggagtctaagggaagaaagattagaggagtctaagggaagaaagattagaggagtctaagggaagacagattagaggagtctaagggaaaccagattagaggagtctaagggaagacagattagaggagtctaagggaagaaagattagaggagtctaagggaagacagattagaggagtctaagggaaaccagattagaggagtctaagggaagacagattagaggagtctatgggaagacagattagaggagtctaagggaagacagattagaggagtctaagggaagacagattagaggagtctaatggaagacagattagaggagtctaagggaagacagattagaggagtctaagggaagacagattagaggagtctaagggaagacagattagaggagtctaagggaagacagattagaggagtctaagggaagacagattagaggagtctaaTGAAAAacagattagaggagtctaagggaagacagattagaggagtctaatggaagacagattagaggagtctaagggaagacagattagaggagtctaatggaagacagattagaggagtctaagggaagacagattagaggagtctaagagaagacagattagaggagtctaagTGAAACcagattagaggagtctaagggaaaccagattagaggagtctaagggaaaccagattagaggagtctaagggaaaccagattagaggagtctaagggaaaccagattagaggagtctaagggaaaccagattagaggagtctaagggaaaccagattagaggagtctaatggaagacagattagaggagtctaatggaagacagattagaggagtctaagagaagacagattagaggagtctaagggaagacagattagaggagtctaagggaaaccagattagaggagtctaaggGAAGACAGATTAGAGAAGTCTAAGAGAAgacagattagaggagtctaatggaagacagattagagagaagacagattagaggagtctaagagaagacagattagaggagtctaagggaagacagattagaggagtctaagggaagacagattagaggagtctaaggGAAGACAGATTAGAGAAGTCTAAGGGAAgacagattagaggagtctaagggaaaacagattagaggagtctaagagaagacagattagaggagtctaatggaagacagattagaggagtctaatggaagacagattagaggagtctaagggaagacagattagaggagtctaatggaagacagattagaggagtctaatggaagacagattagaggagtctaagggaagacagattagaggagtctaagggaagacagattagaggagtctaagggaagacagattagaggagtctaaggGAAGACAGATTAGAGAAGTCTAAGGGAAGAAAGATTAGAGGAGTCTAATGGAAgacagattagaggagtctaagggaaaccagattagaggagtctaagagaagacagattagaggagtctaagggaagacagattagaggagtctaagggaagacagattagaggagtctaagggaagacagattagaggagtctaaggggagacagattagaggagtctaagggaaaccagattagaggagtctaagagaagacagattagaggagtctaagggaagccagattagaggagtctaagggaagacagattagaggagtctaagggaaaccagattagaggagtctaagggaaaccagattagaggagtctaagggaagacagattagaggagtctaagggaagacagattagaggagtctaagggaagacagattagaggagtctaagggaagacagattagaggagtctaagggaagacagattagaggagtctaagggaagacagattagaggagtctaaTGAAAAacagattagaggagtctaagggaagacagattagaggagtctaatggaagacagattagaggagtctaagggaagacagattagaggagtctaatggaagacagattagaggagtctaatggaagacagattagaggagtctaagagaagacagattagaggagtctaagTGAAACcagattagaggagtctaagggaaaccagattagaggagtctaagggaaaccagattagaggagtctaagggaaaccagattagaggagtctaagggaaaccagattagaggagtctaagggaaaccagattagaggagtctaagggaaaccagattagaggagtctaatggaagacagattagaggagtctaatggaagacagattagaggagtctaagagaagacagattagaggagtctaagggaagacagattagaggagtctaagggaaaccagattagaggagtctaaggGAAGACAGATTAGAGAAGTCTAAGAGAAgacagattagaggagtctaatggaagacagattagagagaagacagattagaggagtctaagagaagacagattagaggagtctaagggaagacagattagaggagtctaagggaagacagattagaggagtctaaggGAAGACAGATTAGAGAAGTCTAAGGGAAgacagattagaggagtctaaggggagacagattagaggagtctaagAGAAAacagattagaggagtctaagggaagacaaattagaggagtctaagggaagacagattagaggagtctaagggaagacagattagaggagtctaaggGAAGACAGATTAGAGAAGTCTAAGGGAAgacagattagaggagtctaagggaagacagattagaggagtctaagggaagacagattagaggagtctaagagaagacagattagaggagtctaatggaagacagattagaggagtctaagggaagacagattagaggagtctaagggaaaccagattagaggagtctaatggaagacagattagaggagtctaatggaagacagattagaggagtctaagggaaaccagattagaggagtctaagagaagacagattagaggagtctaagggaagacagattagaggagtctaagggaagacagattagaggagtctaagggaagacagattagaggagtctaaggggagacagattagaggagtctaagggaaaccagattagaggagtctaagagaagacagattagaggagtctaagggaagacagattagaggagtctaagggaaaccagattagaggagtctaagggaaaccagattagaggagtctaagggaaaccagattagaggagtctaagggaagacagattagaggagtctaagggaagacagattagaggagtctaagggaagacagattagaggagtctaagggaagacagattagaggagtctaagggaagacagattagaggagtctaagggaagacagattagaggagtctaagggaagacagattagaggagtctaagggaagacagattagaggagtctaagAGAAGAATATAAGAAAGGGGCAATTTGCAGTTTCTACATAAAAAAAATTGGGACTTTGGGAAATGAATGATAtgaacccattgattcttgaagcaTATAACTTCTAAATGCTTAATGAGCTTAGTTAatctgttgtaccccatcagaacctaaAACAGGAACTTGTTTCACTTGAATGTTTGTAATCAAAGTAAA encodes the following:
- the LOC120037199 gene encoding membrane-associated guanylate kinase, WW and PDZ domain-containing protein 1-like — encoded protein: MLAHRFVTVRRGSPAARSGQIQPGDQLEAVEGRSVVTLPHRDLAQIMRRAGNTLRLTIIPRLNTNSSNLSEGPELEADGRTRKGHRRRPKQQDQRYYSVDLERGPTGFGFSLRGGSEYNMGLYVLGLMEGGPASRSHKIQVSDQLVEINGDSTTGMTHSQAVEQIRRGGHRIHLILKKGNGYVPDYDHDPRSVSFSLYPEDAGVAAVDKTHSLPRKSERVDRGGERQSKGGSLGGTRSRGGGTPDTDLDWPEEGQVVSHRGQSLGDKDNGKRTQSLPKNRQEVEEEVRPSEAKQRSKQQRSREMQSKREKNRRERGDETEELPIRNPGEGKREGGRREREDSGPAERALFSFLKPLQEGEAELSNAESGETGTGGDSFSDQVSLSAASIFGSTAQDPRDQRGNPWSTQSWLRANHASHTPGPWSSTQPQRATDNSPWIKPDLQTSQVLVGYRLTGNRLREGLDL